A genome region from Nicotiana tabacum cultivar K326 chromosome 13, ASM71507v2, whole genome shotgun sequence includes the following:
- the LOC107791627 gene encoding uncharacterized protein LOC107791627: MACWSAESATKAYLRAIQMEKRAKEPDVSEFISALAAGNNSQLMVVACACASDSTTLALVAAAQQTGGTVICILSGVDKLNPSLEFLHDNARHVEFVIGDAKTLVINDYRRADCIVIDGNINNCKGILKTARRIGEIAIVNFGVQCVANGLMEMPKP, translated from the exons ATGGCCTGTTGGTCAGCTGAAAGTGCAACCAAAGCCTATCTCAGAGCAATACAAATG GAAAAGAGAGCTAAAGAGCCAGATGTATCAGAATTCATCTCAGCACTTGCTGCAGGAAACAACTCGCAATTGATGGTTGTTGCATGTGCTTGTGCATCTGACTCCACCACACTAGCCCTAGTGGCTGCAGCCCAGCAAACTGGTGGCACAGTCATTTGCATCCTTAGTGGTGTTGACAAACTAAATCCATCACTAGAATTTCTACACGATAACGCGAGACATGTTGAGTTTGTCATTGGAGATGCCAAAACTCTAGTAATAAATGACTACAGAAGAGCAGATTGTATAGTAATTGACGGTAACATCAACAACTGTAAAGGCATTCTTAAAACAGCACGAAGAATCGGGGAAATTGCCATCGTTAATTTTGGGGTACAATGCGTTGCGAATGGGCTCATGGAGATGCCAAAGCCTTAA